A part of Solibacillus sp. FSL H8-0538 genomic DNA contains:
- the yaaA gene encoding S4 domain-containing protein YaaA: MNELVINTEYVTLGQVLKMTDTISSGGMAKWFLSEHEVYVNGEVEDRRGRKLRNGDMINIPGVGRFRIVDKNGEK; this comes from the coding sequence GTGAATGAATTAGTAATTAATACAGAATATGTGACACTTGGACAGGTTCTTAAAATGACGGATACGATTAGTTCGGGTGGTATGGCAAAATGGTTTTTAAGTGAACATGAAGTATACGTGAACGGAGAAGTAGAGGATCGACGTGGTCGTAAACTACGTAACGGCGATATGATCAATATTCCGGGGGTAGGTCGTTTCCGCATTGTGGATAAGAACGGAGAAAAATAA
- the recF gene encoding DNA replication/repair protein RecF (All proteins in this family for which functions are known are DNA-binding proteins that assist the filamentation of RecA onto DNA for the initiation of recombination or recombinational repair.): protein MNIERLQLTNYRNYESLTLDFSPKINVFIGENAQGKTNVMESIYVLAMAKSHRTSNDKELIRWDTDYGKIEGVVQKRYGSLPIELTVSKKGKKGKINHLEQTKLSNYIGQMNVVMFAPEDLNVVKGSPQIRRRFIDMEIGQISPVYLHDLLTFQKILKQRNHLLKNNQGRSSINDVMFDVYTEQYIQAAVQIIRKRFQFMELLQEWAEPIHSGISRGLETLVIKYRPVTGMDASWTAEEMAKYLEKKLAEVKQRELERGVTLIGPHRDDLQFLVNGYDVQTYGSQGQQRTTALSLKLAEIELIKQETKEAPILLLDDVLSELDDYRQSHLLSTIQGEVQTFVTTTSVEGIHHDSMEHAKMFHVKQGAIDQ, encoded by the coding sequence ATGAATATTGAGCGTTTGCAGCTGACTAATTATCGCAACTACGAATCGCTAACACTTGATTTTTCACCGAAAATAAATGTCTTCATTGGAGAAAATGCACAAGGAAAAACAAACGTTATGGAATCCATCTACGTTTTAGCTATGGCCAAGTCTCACCGGACATCAAACGATAAAGAATTGATACGTTGGGATACGGATTATGGTAAAATAGAAGGTGTTGTACAAAAACGATACGGTAGTCTCCCAATTGAACTTACTGTCTCTAAAAAGGGAAAAAAAGGGAAGATTAATCATCTAGAACAAACTAAACTAAGCAACTATATTGGGCAGATGAATGTCGTGATGTTTGCACCTGAAGATTTAAATGTCGTAAAGGGAAGTCCACAAATTCGACGTCGATTTATTGACATGGAGATTGGGCAAATTTCACCTGTGTATTTGCATGATTTATTAACTTTTCAAAAAATATTAAAACAGCGTAATCACTTACTAAAAAATAATCAAGGGCGTTCATCAATCAATGATGTTATGTTCGATGTTTATACGGAGCAATACATTCAAGCTGCCGTTCAAATTATTCGTAAAAGGTTTCAATTTATGGAACTTTTGCAGGAATGGGCAGAACCTATTCATTCAGGTATTTCTCGCGGTCTTGAAACACTAGTTATTAAATATCGCCCTGTAACGGGAATGGATGCTAGCTGGACAGCAGAAGAAATGGCGAAGTATTTGGAAAAGAAGCTTGCTGAAGTAAAACAACGGGAACTTGAGCGTGGGGTAACGTTAATTGGTCCACACCGAGATGATTTGCAGTTTTTAGTAAATGGTTATGATGTTCAAACATACGGATCACAAGGTCAACAACGCACAACGGCACTTTCTTTAAAACTTGCTGAAATTGAGTTAATTAAGCAAGAGACGAAAGAAGCGCCTATTTTATTGCTCGATGATGTGTTATCTGAATTAGATGATTACCGACAGTCACATTTGTTGAGCACGATTCAAGGTGAGGTACAAACATTTGTTACCACAACAAGTGTCGAAGGGATCCATCATGATTCGATGGAGCATGCAAAAATGTTCCACGTGAAACAAGGGGCAATTGACCAATAA
- the gyrB gene encoding DNA topoisomerase (ATP-hydrolyzing) subunit B encodes MVALEEKEIQHEAYDADQIQVLEGLEAVRKRPGMYIGSTSSKGLHHLVWEIVDNSIDEALAGHCTHITVAIEKDNWIRVEDNGRGIPVSTQEKMGIPAVEVIMTVLHAGGKFGGGGYKVSGGLHGVGASVVNALSETTEVYVKRDGHVHVIVFERGKTVQPLKVIGDADETGTMTRFKADQEIFKETTVYEFDILATRVRELAYLNRGIRITIADEREEEIRSTTYHYEGGIRSYVEHLNANKEPIHEPIDVFGEKEGISVEIAMQYNAGFSSTIMSFANNINTYEGGTHESGFKTALTRVINDYARKNGLLKDADTNLTGEDVREGLIAIVSVKHPDPQFEGQTKTKLGNSEVSQITNSLFSEGFERFMLENPSVARQVVEKGTMAARARVAAKKAREFTRRKSALEVSSLPGKLADCSSTKPSECEIYIVEGDSAGGSAKSGRDRHFQAILPLRGKILNVEKARLDRILGNAEIRAMITAFGTGIGEEFNLEKARYHKIVIMTDADVDGAHIRVLLLTFFFRFMRPLIEAGYVYAAKPPLYQVKQGKNLEYCYSDEELQEILERLPKLPKPNVQRYKGLGEMNAEQLWDTTMDPEHRTLIRVELDDAIEADKIFDHLMGDEVAPRRDFIEENAVYVKDLDI; translated from the coding sequence ATGGTGGCTTTAGAAGAAAAAGAAATTCAGCACGAAGCGTATGATGCTGATCAAATACAAGTACTAGAAGGCTTAGAAGCTGTTCGTAAACGTCCAGGAATGTACATCGGTTCAACGAGTTCAAAAGGTTTACACCATTTAGTTTGGGAAATCGTTGATAACAGTATTGACGAAGCTTTAGCTGGTCACTGTACACATATTACAGTTGCTATCGAAAAAGATAACTGGATTCGTGTTGAAGATAACGGACGCGGGATACCCGTAAGTACGCAAGAGAAAATGGGTATCCCTGCAGTCGAAGTTATTATGACTGTACTACATGCGGGTGGTAAATTTGGCGGCGGCGGTTATAAAGTATCCGGCGGTCTACACGGTGTAGGTGCTTCGGTAGTAAATGCTTTATCAGAGACAACTGAAGTATACGTAAAACGTGACGGGCATGTGCACGTAATTGTATTCGAGCGTGGTAAAACGGTTCAACCTTTAAAAGTTATAGGGGATGCGGATGAAACCGGTACAATGACACGTTTCAAAGCAGACCAAGAAATTTTTAAAGAAACAACTGTTTATGAATTCGATATATTAGCAACGCGTGTTCGCGAACTTGCTTATTTAAATCGCGGTATTCGCATTACAATTGCGGACGAGCGTGAAGAAGAAATACGTTCAACAACATATCACTATGAAGGTGGTATCCGTTCATACGTTGAACATTTAAATGCCAATAAAGAGCCTATACATGAACCGATTGATGTATTTGGTGAAAAAGAGGGTATTTCTGTTGAGATTGCGATGCAGTATAATGCAGGATTCTCGTCAACAATTATGTCATTTGCCAACAATATCAATACGTATGAAGGTGGTACGCATGAATCGGGCTTTAAAACTGCGTTAACACGGGTTATTAATGATTACGCACGTAAAAACGGACTTTTAAAAGATGCGGATACGAATTTAACGGGTGAGGATGTTCGTGAAGGTTTAATTGCGATTGTTTCTGTTAAACACCCAGATCCTCAATTTGAAGGACAAACGAAAACGAAATTAGGTAACTCTGAAGTTAGCCAAATTACAAATTCATTATTCTCTGAAGGCTTTGAACGATTCATGCTAGAGAACCCTTCTGTTGCTCGCCAAGTTGTAGAAAAAGGTACGATGGCTGCGCGTGCGCGTGTTGCTGCGAAAAAGGCACGTGAATTTACACGCCGTAAATCAGCACTAGAAGTATCAAGCCTTCCTGGTAAGCTTGCAGACTGTTCTTCAACAAAACCATCTGAATGTGAAATATACATTGTAGAAGGTGACTCTGCCGGCGGTTCTGCAAAATCAGGTCGTGATCGTCACTTCCAAGCGATTTTGCCTCTACGCGGAAAAATCTTAAACGTTGAAAAAGCACGCTTAGATCGTATTTTAGGAAATGCTGAAATTCGTGCGATGATTACAGCGTTTGGTACAGGCATTGGTGAAGAATTTAATTTAGAAAAGGCACGTTATCATAAAATCGTTATAATGACGGATGCCGATGTCGATGGTGCGCATATTCGCGTCTTACTATTAACGTTCTTCTTCCGTTTTATGCGTCCATTAATCGAAGCCGGGTATGTCTACGCTGCGAAGCCACCACTTTATCAAGTAAAGCAAGGGAAGAACTTAGAATATTGTTATTCTGACGAAGAACTACAAGAAATTTTAGAGCGTCTACCAAAATTACCAAAACCAAATGTTCAGCGTTATAAAGGGCTTGGTGAAATGAATGCAGAACAACTTTGGGATACGACAATGGATCCAGAGCACCGTACATTAATTCGAGTAGAGCTTGATGATGCAATTGAAGCAGATAAGATTTTCGATCATTTAATGGGCGATGAGGTAGCACCACGTCGTGATTTTATTGAAGAAAATGCAGTGTACGTAAAAGATTTAGATATTTAG
- the gyrA gene encoding DNA gyrase subunit A has protein sequence MSDIQHGKIQSRNITTEIKTSFLSYAMSVIVSRALPDVRDGLKPVHRRILYGMQELGNTSDKPYKKSARIVGDVMGKFHPHGDSSIYDAMVRMAQSFSYRYMLVDGHGNFGSVDGDGAAAMRYTESRMSKIAMEMLRDINKDTIDFGDNYDGSEREPLVLPARYPNLLVNGASGIAVGMATNIPPHQLGETIDAVLALSENPAITTEELMEIMPGPDFPTGGLILGRSGIRRAYETGRGSIMIRAKVEIETKANGKETILIHELPYQVNKAKLIEKIAELVRDKKIDGITHLRDESDRRGMRVVIEIRRDANANVVLNNLYKQTAMQSSFGINMLALVDGQPKVLSLKEALYHYLEHQKVVIKRRTAFELRKAEERAHILEGLRIALDHIDEIIAIIRGSRNGDEARPQLMERFNLSERQAQAILDMRLVRLSGLEREKIEAEYQELQKLIVELKAILADEGKVIEIIQREMTEIKERFNDKRRTEITVGGMEMIEDEDLIPRENSVVTLTHNGYIKRLAANTYRSQKRGGRGVQGMGTNEDDFVEHLLFTSTHDTILFFTTKGKVFRTKGYEIPEYGRTAKGLPLVNLLNVEKDEKVTAMIRVDEFKEDAYFIFTTKTGITKRTPVSQFANIRTNGLIAIGLREDDDLISVRLTDGTKQIIIGTRDGMLVRFKEDDIRSMGRTAGGVRGIKLREGDHVVGMEIIEPGQEILVVTEKGYGKRTPEEEYRLQSRGGVGLKTMQITEKNGPMCAVKAVDGSEDIMLITINGMLIRMDVNDISIIGRSTQGVRLIRLADEEFVATVARVKKDDDVPDELDDDNEVIEEENETEASE, from the coding sequence ATGTCTGACATTCAACATGGGAAAATTCAATCAAGAAATATTACGACGGAAATTAAGACGTCGTTTTTAAGTTATGCAATGAGCGTAATTGTTTCACGTGCTTTACCAGATGTACGTGATGGATTAAAACCTGTACATCGTCGTATTTTATATGGGATGCAAGAGCTAGGAAATACTTCAGATAAGCCATACAAAAAATCCGCGCGTATAGTCGGCGATGTAATGGGGAAATTTCACCCACATGGCGACTCGTCCATTTATGATGCAATGGTACGTATGGCGCAAAGCTTCAGCTATCGTTACATGCTAGTAGACGGACATGGTAACTTCGGTTCTGTCGATGGCGACGGAGCAGCAGCCATGCGTTATACGGAATCTCGTATGTCTAAAATCGCAATGGAAATGCTACGTGATATTAACAAAGATACGATTGATTTCGGAGATAACTATGATGGTAGTGAGCGCGAACCACTTGTCCTACCAGCACGTTACCCGAACTTACTAGTGAACGGTGCTTCTGGTATCGCGGTAGGGATGGCAACAAATATCCCACCACATCAGCTAGGTGAAACAATTGATGCAGTCCTTGCATTATCGGAAAATCCGGCTATTACAACAGAAGAACTAATGGAAATAATGCCAGGCCCAGATTTCCCAACAGGTGGTCTTATTTTAGGTCGCAGTGGAATTCGTCGTGCGTATGAAACAGGGCGCGGCTCAATTATGATTCGTGCAAAAGTTGAAATTGAAACAAAAGCGAATGGTAAAGAGACGATTTTAATTCATGAACTTCCTTACCAAGTGAATAAAGCAAAATTAATTGAAAAAATTGCAGAGCTCGTTCGCGATAAAAAAATCGATGGTATTACTCATTTACGTGACGAGTCAGATCGTCGCGGGATGCGTGTAGTTATCGAAATCCGTCGTGACGCGAATGCCAATGTTGTACTAAATAATTTATATAAGCAAACAGCGATGCAATCAAGCTTCGGTATTAATATGCTGGCGCTTGTTGATGGTCAACCAAAAGTACTGAGCCTAAAAGAAGCGTTATATCATTACTTAGAGCATCAAAAAGTTGTCATCAAACGCCGTACTGCTTTCGAACTTCGCAAAGCAGAAGAGCGTGCACATATTTTAGAGGGCTTACGTATTGCCCTTGATCACATCGATGAGATTATTGCGATTATTCGTGGATCTCGCAACGGAGACGAAGCAAGACCACAATTAATGGAGCGCTTTAACTTATCTGAGCGCCAAGCACAAGCGATTTTAGATATGCGTCTTGTTCGTTTAAGTGGATTAGAGCGTGAAAAGATTGAGGCAGAATACCAAGAGCTTCAAAAGTTAATCGTAGAGTTAAAGGCGATTTTAGCGGATGAAGGGAAAGTAATTGAAATCATTCAGCGTGAAATGACGGAAATCAAAGAGCGTTTTAATGATAAACGCCGTACAGAAATTACTGTTGGCGGTATGGAAATGATTGAGGATGAGGATTTAATTCCACGTGAAAACTCAGTTGTTACCCTAACGCATAACGGATATATTAAGCGTTTAGCTGCGAATACATATCGCAGTCAAAAACGTGGTGGTCGCGGTGTGCAAGGAATGGGCACAAATGAAGATGATTTCGTTGAGCATTTACTATTCACATCGACGCATGATACGATTTTGTTCTTTACAACGAAGGGCAAAGTATTCCGCACAAAAGGTTATGAAATTCCAGAATACGGGCGTACGGCAAAAGGCTTACCGCTTGTAAACCTGCTAAATGTAGAAAAAGATGAGAAAGTAACAGCAATGATTCGCGTTGACGAATTCAAAGAGGATGCTTACTTTATCTTTACGACAAAAACAGGTATTACTAAACGTACACCAGTTTCTCAATTTGCGAATATCCGTACAAATGGTTTAATTGCGATTGGCCTACGTGAAGATGATGATTTAATTTCTGTTCGTTTAACAGATGGTACGAAGCAAATTATTATCGGAACACGTGACGGTATGTTAGTTCGCTTTAAAGAGGACGATATCCGTTCAATGGGCCGTACTGCAGGTGGTGTTCGCGGAATTAAATTACGCGAAGGTGATCACGTAGTAGGTATGGAAATTATCGAACCTGGACAGGAAATTTTAGTCGTTACTGAAAAAGGTTACGGTAAACGTACGCCTGAAGAAGAGTATCGCTTACAAAGCCGTGGTGGTGTTGGTCTAAAAACAATGCAAATCACGGAAAAAAATGGACCAATGTGTGCTGTGAAAGCAGTAGATGGCTCAGAAGATATAATGTTAATTACAATTAATGGTATGTTAATTCGTATGGATGTTAATGATATCTCAATTATTGGACGTAGCACGCAAGGTGTTCGACTAATTCGTTTAGCAGATGAAGAATTTGTTGCAACGGTTGCGCGTGTTAAAAAAGATGATGATGTACCAGATGAATTAGATGATGACAACGAAGTGATCGAAGAAGAAAACGAAACAGAAGCATCAGAATAA
- a CDS encoding HD-GYP domain-containing protein has protein sequence MEATFVRVAELRLGKVVAEDIFANTQYPIVYKNTKINHEHLQVFDAFRIASILVYDEGETKNSLEDNAVPLPTTVQLPKLNSFEKHYSDAIQQVKKEFSNWQAGAKVDITKVRGMMIPLIEKVLEDRSYIFDLNSYSNPKDYLYHHCIATGLISSIMTQKLGHERGIAIQMAIAGMLADSGMAKIPLRIREKKESLTQQEFAEVRRHPYYSHLMVKDLTALKDTMKEAIFQHHERLDGSGYPNGNKIGDISNFSQIIAVADVFHAMTSERLYRSKQSPFKVIEMIKESEFGKFDIKVVQALIDIVVDLPIGTKIELSNLERGEVMFINKYAPTRPLVKLTRTGEIVDLSSTRSFYISRVITKEY, from the coding sequence TTGGAAGCTACATTCGTTAGAGTTGCCGAGCTTCGATTAGGGAAAGTTGTAGCGGAAGATATTTTTGCCAATACACAATATCCAATCGTTTATAAAAATACAAAAATTAATCATGAGCATTTACAAGTTTTTGATGCATTTCGCATTGCAAGCATTCTTGTTTATGATGAAGGTGAAACAAAAAATTCGTTAGAAGATAATGCGGTTCCATTACCAACTACCGTTCAATTGCCAAAGTTAAATAGTTTTGAAAAGCATTACAGCGACGCAATTCAACAAGTGAAAAAGGAATTTAGTAACTGGCAAGCGGGCGCAAAAGTAGATATTACAAAAGTACGTGGAATGATGATTCCTTTAATAGAGAAGGTATTAGAGGATCGATCTTACATTTTTGATTTAAATAGTTATTCGAATCCGAAGGACTATTTGTATCACCACTGTATTGCCACGGGGTTAATTTCATCAATTATGACCCAAAAGCTTGGTCATGAACGAGGGATAGCGATTCAAATGGCCATTGCTGGTATGTTAGCAGATAGTGGAATGGCTAAAATTCCATTACGTATTCGAGAAAAGAAAGAATCATTAACGCAACAAGAATTTGCAGAAGTCCGAAGACATCCTTATTACAGTCATTTAATGGTGAAGGATTTAACCGCATTAAAAGACACGATGAAAGAAGCAATTTTTCAACACCACGAACGTTTGGATGGTAGTGGTTATCCGAATGGTAATAAAATTGGTGATATCTCTAATTTTTCACAAATCATTGCGGTGGCAGATGTTTTCCACGCGATGACGAGTGAACGTCTGTATCGTTCAAAGCAATCTCCATTTAAAGTAATTGAGATGATTAAAGAATCAGAGTTTGGAAAGTTTGATATTAAAGTTGTGCAGGCATTAATTGATATTGTAGTAGATTTACCAATCGGTACAAAAATTGAGCTCTCTAATCTTGAACGAGGCGAAGTAATGTTTATTAATAAATATGCGCCAACACGACCTTTAGTTAAGCTAACAAGAACCGGAGAGATTGTTGATCTATCTAGTACAAGAAGCTTTTATATTTCACGCGTAATTACAAAGGAATACTAA
- the guaB gene encoding IMP dehydrogenase, protein MWETKFAKEGLTFDDVLLVPAHSEVLPKDVDLSVQLTKKIKLNIPMISAGMDTVTEAKMAIAMARQGGIGVIHKNMSIEQQAEEVEKVKRSENGVITNPFFLTPEHQVFDAEHLMGKYRISGVPIVNNMDDQKLVGIITNRDLRFISDYSLKIDDVMTKEDLITAAVGTTLEDAEKILQQYKIEKLPIVDEDGKLTGLITIKDIEKVIEFPNAAKDKHGRLVVGAAVGVSKDSMPRIAKLVEAQVDIIIIDTAHGHSQGVLDTIKSIRAAYPELEIIAGNVATGEGTRALFEAGADVVKVGIGPGSICTTRVVAGVGVPQITAIYDAATVAREYGKSIIADGGIKYSGDIVKALAAGGHVVMLGSLLAGTSESPGETEIFQGRRFKVYRGMGSLGAMEKGSKDRYFQEDAKKLVPEGIEGRLPYKGPLADTVHQLIGGIRAGMGYCGTGNLQALREESQFIRMTGAGLRESHPHDVQITKESPNYSIQ, encoded by the coding sequence ATGTGGGAAACGAAATTTGCCAAAGAAGGTTTAACATTTGATGATGTACTATTAGTACCAGCACATTCAGAAGTATTACCTAAGGATGTAGATTTATCTGTACAGTTAACAAAGAAAATTAAATTAAATATTCCAATGATTAGTGCTGGGATGGATACAGTTACTGAGGCTAAAATGGCAATTGCGATGGCTCGCCAAGGTGGCATTGGGGTTATCCATAAAAATATGAGTATTGAACAACAAGCAGAAGAAGTTGAAAAAGTAAAGCGCTCAGAAAATGGCGTTATTACAAATCCATTCTTCTTAACACCAGAACACCAAGTATTTGATGCGGAGCACTTAATGGGTAAATACCGTATTTCAGGTGTTCCTATCGTAAACAATATGGACGATCAAAAATTAGTAGGGATTATTACAAACCGTGACCTACGTTTTATCTCTGATTATTCTTTAAAAATTGATGATGTAATGACGAAAGAAGATTTAATTACAGCAGCGGTTGGTACGACGCTAGAAGATGCGGAAAAGATTCTTCAACAATATAAAATTGAAAAATTACCAATCGTTGATGAAGACGGTAAATTAACAGGGTTAATTACGATTAAAGATATTGAAAAAGTAATCGAATTCCCTAATGCAGCAAAAGACAAACATGGTCGTTTAGTAGTTGGAGCAGCTGTTGGTGTATCTAAAGATTCAATGCCACGTATTGCGAAACTTGTAGAAGCTCAAGTAGATATTATCATCATCGATACAGCTCACGGCCACTCACAAGGTGTACTTGATACAATTAAATCAATCCGAGCAGCTTACCCAGAACTTGAAATTATTGCAGGTAACGTAGCGACGGGCGAAGGTACTCGCGCATTATTTGAAGCAGGTGCAGACGTCGTTAAAGTAGGAATTGGACCTGGTTCTATTTGTACAACACGTGTTGTTGCAGGTGTTGGGGTTCCTCAAATTACAGCCATTTATGACGCAGCAACTGTTGCTCGTGAATACGGCAAATCAATTATCGCAGATGGTGGTATTAAATACTCAGGCGATATCGTAAAAGCTCTTGCAGCTGGTGGACATGTTGTCATGCTTGGTTCACTTCTTGCAGGTACTTCTGAATCTCCAGGAGAAACTGAAATCTTCCAAGGACGTCGTTTCAAAGTTTATCGTGGAATGGGTTCACTTGGCGCAATGGAAAAAGGTTCAAAAGACCGTTACTTCCAAGAAGATGCAAAAAAATTAGTTCCTGAAGGTATTGAAGGACGTTTACCTTACAAAGGGCCTTTAGCTGATACAGTTCACCAATTAATTGGTGGTATTCGTGCAGGTATGGGGTACTGTGGTACAGGTAACTTACAAGCTTTACGTGAAGAATCACAATTTATTCGTATGACGGGTGCTGGTCTTCGTGAATCTCATCCGCATGACGTTCAAATTACAAAAGAATCACCAAACTACTCAATCCAATAA
- a CDS encoding D-alanyl-D-alanine carboxypeptidase family protein — MKKVSKKSIISLFIIPMMLLSMLAIAPATTNAETDLGLTVDAAILIDADSGKILYEQNAGTPLGIASMTKMMTEYLLLDAIKAGTITWEQQYRVTEYTYKMSQDRALSNVPLRTDGTYSIRELYEAMAIYSANAATVAIAETIAGTETEFLKLMNKKAEELGLEGFKFVNSTGLNNANLFGMHPTGTGEKDENVMPARSVAKLAYHLLKDHPEVLDTSSITKKTFREGTEDAINMSNWNFMLPGLVFEYEGVDGLKTGTTDFAGHNFTGTAKRNDTRLIAVVMKAVDSKGVGSYKARFDATAKLFDYGFGQFSKQEIMPANYTFDDTKTLPVIKGKENNVKIAVKDPISFMVKTNEKDLYAPKLALDVEKVEAEVEEGTVVGKVVIERSEGTDYGFIDGSEFTADVVTTEKVERASGISLFFQGIGSFFGNLWNGIFGFVGGMF, encoded by the coding sequence GTGAAAAAAGTGAGCAAAAAGTCGATTATTAGCCTTTTTATAATTCCGATGATGTTACTAAGCATGTTGGCGATAGCACCTGCTACAACAAATGCGGAAACAGATTTAGGCTTAACAGTAGATGCAGCGATATTAATTGATGCAGACTCTGGAAAAATTTTATATGAACAAAATGCAGGAACGCCTTTAGGAATTGCTAGTATGACGAAAATGATGACTGAATACTTATTACTTGATGCAATTAAGGCGGGAACAATCACTTGGGAGCAACAGTATCGTGTAACAGAGTATACATACAAGATGTCACAAGATCGTGCACTTAGTAATGTACCGCTTCGTACTGACGGGACCTATTCAATCCGTGAATTATATGAAGCAATGGCGATATACTCTGCGAATGCTGCTACTGTAGCAATTGCTGAAACAATTGCAGGAACAGAAACAGAATTCCTTAAATTAATGAATAAAAAAGCAGAAGAGTTAGGGCTTGAAGGCTTTAAATTTGTTAACTCAACTGGTTTAAATAACGCAAATCTTTTCGGTATGCATCCAACTGGCACAGGTGAAAAAGACGAAAATGTTATGCCAGCCCGTTCAGTAGCGAAATTAGCTTACCACTTATTAAAAGATCACCCGGAAGTATTAGATACCTCAAGTATTACAAAGAAAACATTCCGTGAAGGAACAGAAGATGCGATTAATATGTCAAACTGGAACTTCATGCTACCAGGTCTTGTATTTGAGTACGAAGGTGTAGACGGGTTAAAAACAGGAACAACAGATTTTGCAGGACATAACTTCACTGGTACAGCAAAACGCAATGATACACGCTTAATTGCAGTAGTAATGAAAGCCGTTGATTCAAAAGGTGTCGGCTCTTATAAAGCGCGTTTTGATGCGACAGCTAAACTATTCGACTACGGGTTTGGGCAATTCTCGAAACAAGAAATTATGCCAGCAAACTATACATTTGACGATACAAAAACATTACCTGTAATAAAAGGTAAAGAAAATAATGTAAAGATTGCAGTAAAGGATCCGATTTCATTTATGGTTAAAACAAATGAAAAAGATTTATATGCACCAAAGCTTGCGCTGGATGTAGAAAAAGTTGAAGCTGAAGTAGAAGAAGGCACTGTGGTTGGTAAAGTAGTAATTGAACGCTCAGAAGGCACAGATTACGGTTTTATTGATGGTTCTGAATTTACAGCAGATGTTGTAACAACAGAGAAAGTAGAACGCGCTAGCGGCATTTCGTTATTCTTCCAAGGGATCGGCAGTTTCTTCGGTAATCTATGGAATGGCATTTTTGGATTTGTTGGCGGTATGTTTTAA